In Kitasatospora gansuensis, a genomic segment contains:
- a CDS encoding ParB/RepB/Spo0J family partition protein gives MSGGRRGLGRGLGALIPAATPATGATVAPARPGTAPVQSAGAVSPAAVPVLPTDRGTVAAKVAAEIARDQSGLPRRSVLEEALAPVEGARFAELPLDSIVPNPRQPREVFDQDKLAELVASIKEVGLLQPVVVRQTGADRYELIMGERRWRASREAGLDLIPAIVRATDDDKLLLDALLENLHRAELNPLEEAAAYDQLLQDFSCTHDELADRIGRSRSHVSNTLRLLKLSPTVQRRVAAGVLTAGHARALLGVPDAERQDQLARRIIAEGLSVRTTEEIVAVMDRDEKPQRPTGPKAGRLLSPAFNDLSERLSDRFETRVKVEVSQRNGKLGKGKVVLEFASVEDLNRILDSLAPGDEGLRLSGS, from the coding sequence GTGAGTGGTGGGCGCAGGGGCCTGGGACGTGGGCTCGGGGCACTGATTCCGGCGGCGACGCCCGCGACCGGGGCCACCGTGGCCCCGGCCAGGCCGGGGACGGCGCCGGTCCAGTCGGCCGGTGCGGTCTCCCCGGCCGCGGTGCCGGTGCTGCCGACCGACCGGGGCACGGTGGCCGCCAAGGTGGCGGCCGAGATCGCCCGGGACCAGTCGGGACTGCCGCGGCGCAGCGTGCTGGAGGAGGCGCTCGCCCCGGTGGAGGGTGCCCGGTTCGCCGAGCTGCCGCTGGACTCGATCGTGCCGAACCCGCGGCAGCCGCGGGAGGTCTTCGACCAGGACAAGCTGGCCGAGCTGGTCGCCTCCATCAAGGAGGTGGGTCTGCTCCAGCCGGTGGTGGTCCGGCAGACCGGTGCGGACCGCTACGAGCTGATCATGGGCGAGCGGCGCTGGCGGGCCTCCCGGGAGGCGGGTCTCGACCTCATCCCGGCGATCGTCCGGGCCACCGATGACGACAAGCTGCTGCTGGACGCGCTGCTGGAGAACCTGCACCGGGCCGAGCTCAACCCGCTGGAGGAGGCGGCCGCCTACGACCAGCTGCTGCAGGACTTCTCCTGCACCCACGACGAGCTGGCCGACCGGATCGGCCGCTCGCGCTCGCACGTCTCCAACACCCTGCGACTGCTGAAGCTCTCGCCGACCGTGCAGCGCCGGGTGGCCGCCGGGGTGCTGACGGCGGGTCACGCCCGGGCGCTGCTCGGGGTGCCGGACGCGGAGCGGCAGGACCAGCTGGCCCGGCGGATCATCGCGGAGGGGCTCTCGGTGCGGACCACCGAGGAGATCGTCGCGGTGATGGACCGGGACGAGAAGCCGCAGCGCCCGACCGGACCGAAGGCGGGCCGGCTGCTCTCGCCGGCCTTCAACGACCTCTCGGAGCGGCTCTCGGACCGTTTCGAGACCCGGGTCAAGGTCGAGGTCTCGCAGCGCAACGGCAAGCTCGGCAAGGGCAAGGTGGTGTTGGAGTTCGCCTCGGTGGAGGACCTGAACCGGATCCTGGACAGTCTGGCGCCGGGTGACGAGGGGCTCCGGCTGTCCGGAAGCTGA
- a CDS encoding ParA family protein: MVTVAAPVSRETLTPMQDSETIDQVDDTPIARAAMAAVAAAGRAGEGLPRPASTRVIVVANQKGGVGKTTTTVNLAAALAMHGLRVLVVDLDPQGNASTALGIDHHADVPSIYDVLVEGKPLADVVQPVRDVEGLFCVPATIDLAGAEIELVSLVARESRLQRAITAYEQPLDYILIDCPPSLGLLTVNALVAGQEVLIPIQCEYYALEGLGQLLRNVELVRAHLNPTLHVSTILLTMYDARTRLAAQVAEEVRTHFAEQVLNTAIPRSVRISEAPSYGQTVLTYDPGSTGALSYLEAGRELALRAVGAATDGFAVPAVGQQRNGAAAPMAQHGGTMEDNR; encoded by the coding sequence ATGGTGACTGTTGCCGCTCCGGTTTCACGTGAAACACTGACCCCCATGCAGGACTCGGAGACCATCGACCAGGTCGATGACACGCCCATCGCACGGGCCGCCATGGCCGCGGTGGCGGCTGCCGGACGGGCCGGTGAGGGGCTGCCCAGGCCCGCCTCGACCCGGGTGATCGTGGTGGCCAACCAGAAGGGCGGGGTGGGGAAGACCACCACCACCGTCAACCTCGCCGCCGCACTGGCCATGCACGGGCTGCGCGTCCTGGTGGTCGACCTCGACCCGCAGGGGAACGCCTCCACCGCGCTCGGCATCGACCACCACGCCGATGTGCCGTCGATCTACGACGTGCTGGTCGAGGGCAAGCCGCTGGCCGACGTGGTGCAGCCGGTCCGGGACGTGGAGGGGCTGTTCTGTGTGCCCGCCACCATCGACCTGGCCGGCGCCGAGATCGAGCTGGTCTCGCTGGTGGCCCGGGAGAGCAGGCTGCAGCGCGCGATCACCGCGTACGAGCAGCCGCTGGACTACATCCTGATCGACTGTCCGCCCTCGCTGGGCCTGCTGACGGTCAATGCCCTGGTGGCGGGTCAGGAGGTGCTGATCCCGATCCAGTGCGAGTACTACGCGCTGGAGGGCCTGGGTCAGCTGCTGCGGAACGTCGAGCTGGTCCGGGCGCACCTGAACCCGACGCTCCACGTCTCCACCATCCTGCTCACCATGTACGACGCCCGGACCAGGCTGGCCGCCCAGGTGGCCGAGGAGGTCCGGACGCACTTCGCCGAGCAGGTGCTGAACACGGCGATCCCGCGCTCGGTCCGGATCTCGGAGGCACCCAGCTACGGACAGACCGTGCTGACCTACGACCCGGGCTCCACCGGGGCGCTCTCCTACCTGGAGGCCGGGCGGGAACTCGCCCTGCGGGCGGTCGGGGCGGCGACGGACGGATTCGCGGTACCCGCGGTGGGGCAGCAGCGCAACGGCGCGGCGGCTCCGATGGCACAGCACGGCGGCACGATGGAGGACAACCGGTGA
- the rsmG gene encoding 16S rRNA (guanine(527)-N(7))-methyltransferase RsmG: protein METDGVETEGTPEEGGPEGLPEAPAVAQEIFGDRYPMAVRYTELLATAGVQRGLIGPREVPRLWDRHVLNCAVLAELLPPNASLCDVGSGAGLPGIPVAMARPDVSVTLLEPLLRRTTFLEEVVRELGLDNVTVLRGRAEEMIGKLAVDIVTARAVAPLDRLAGWGLPLLRPYGQMLALKGDTAEQELADSRSALTKLGAVKWSVLAVGEGTLETSTRVVRVEAGESPGGVKAATRRAKAARAGRGSRSAEAGRSGGRRRR from the coding sequence ATGGAGACGGACGGCGTGGAGACCGAGGGCACTCCCGAGGAGGGCGGGCCGGAGGGTCTTCCGGAGGCTCCGGCGGTGGCCCAGGAGATCTTCGGGGACCGGTACCCGATGGCCGTGCGCTACACCGAGCTGCTGGCCACGGCCGGTGTGCAGCGCGGCCTGATCGGCCCCCGGGAGGTGCCCCGGCTCTGGGACCGGCACGTGCTGAACTGCGCGGTGCTGGCCGAGCTGCTGCCGCCCAACGCCTCGCTCTGCGACGTCGGTTCGGGCGCCGGGCTGCCCGGCATCCCGGTGGCGATGGCCCGCCCGGACGTCTCGGTCACCCTGCTGGAGCCGCTGCTGCGCCGGACCACCTTCCTGGAGGAGGTGGTCCGCGAGCTCGGCCTGGACAACGTCACGGTGCTGCGCGGCCGGGCCGAGGAGATGATCGGCAAGCTCGCGGTGGACATCGTGACCGCCCGCGCGGTGGCCCCGCTGGACCGGCTGGCGGGCTGGGGCCTGCCGCTGCTCCGGCCGTACGGGCAGATGCTGGCGCTCAAGGGGGACACCGCCGAGCAGGAGCTGGCCGACTCGCGGTCCGCGCTGACCAAGCTGGGCGCGGTGAAGTGGTCGGTGCTGGCGGTCGGTGAGGGCACCCTGGAGACCTCGACCCGGGTGGTCCGGGTGGAGGCGGGGGAGAGCCCCGGCGGGGTGAAGGCGGCGACCCGGCGGGCCAAGGCGGCCCGGGCCGGGCGCGGCAGCCGGTCGGCCGAGGCCGGCCGGAGTGGCGGTCGGCGCCGCCGCTGA
- a CDS encoding Jag family protein, with product MTEGTTATESSSADNLVARLEQEGDIAADYLEGLLDIADLDGDIDMDVEGDRALVSIVGEGNDRSLQRLVGQDGEVLEALQELTRLAVHRETGERSRLMLDIAGFRARKRSELAQLGAEAAEQAKSSGEQVKLRPMTPFERKVVHDAVAAAGLSSESEGEEPQRCVVVLPR from the coding sequence GTGACGGAAGGCACCACCGCCACCGAGAGCTCGTCCGCCGACAACCTCGTTGCCCGCCTCGAGCAGGAGGGTGACATCGCGGCCGACTACCTGGAGGGTCTGCTCGACATCGCGGACCTGGACGGTGACATCGACATGGACGTCGAGGGCGACCGCGCTCTGGTCTCCATCGTCGGCGAGGGCAACGACCGCTCGCTGCAGCGGCTGGTCGGCCAGGACGGTGAGGTGCTGGAGGCACTCCAGGAGTTGACCCGGCTGGCCGTGCACCGGGAGACCGGTGAGCGCAGCCGCCTCATGCTGGACATTGCGGGGTTCCGGGCGCGCAAGCGGTCGGAGCTGGCGCAGCTGGGTGCCGAGGCGGCCGAGCAGGCGAAGTCCTCCGGTGAGCAGGTCAAGCTGCGCCCGATGACGCCGTTCGAGCGCAAGGTGGTCCACGACGCGGTGGCGGCGGCGGGTCTGAGCAGCGAGTCGGAGGGCGAGGAGCCCCAGCGTTGCGTGGTCGTGCTGCCGCGCTGA
- the yidC gene encoding membrane protein insertase YidC produces the protein MTFGFLSPLYTMVSWIIVQFHSLYSHVFDPNGGWAWGLAIASMVVVIRICLIPLFVKQIKATRAMQAIQPKMKAIQERYKNDKQRQSEEMMKLYKEAGTNPFSSCLPILVQAPFFTALYGVLASVANDKTIGVITPTLLNSAQQAHIFGAPLSATFLGSSEVSVKIVTAVMIILMSLSQFITQRQLMTKNMDLTVKTPFMQQQKMMMYIFPIMFAVMGINFPVGVLVYWLTTNVWSMGQQLIVIRNNPTPGSKAWDERQARLKKAGRLNPDGSVKKAGLLSLVSGGGKGSSSAASTAEEAVQDAVQARRQQPKKLTKAQRQQGAGGTSAAGEAESVTEDAKPSLEKSGSAEAKPAAAKPTAARSGQRQQPKRTGQPGGQRPKKKP, from the coding sequence GTGACCTTCGGTTTTCTGAGTCCCCTCTACACGATGGTGTCCTGGATCATCGTCCAGTTCCACTCGCTGTACAGCCACGTCTTCGACCCGAACGGTGGCTGGGCCTGGGGTCTCGCCATCGCCTCGATGGTGGTCGTCATCCGGATCTGCCTGATCCCGCTGTTCGTGAAGCAGATCAAGGCGACCCGGGCCATGCAGGCGATCCAGCCGAAGATGAAGGCCATCCAGGAGCGCTACAAGAACGACAAGCAGCGCCAGTCCGAAGAGATGATGAAGCTGTACAAGGAGGCGGGTACCAACCCGTTCTCCAGCTGCCTTCCCATCCTCGTGCAGGCGCCGTTCTTCACCGCGCTCTACGGTGTGCTGGCCTCGGTCGCCAACGACAAGACCATCGGTGTCATCACCCCGACGCTGCTGAACAGTGCCCAGCAGGCGCACATCTTCGGTGCCCCGCTGTCGGCCACCTTCCTGGGCAGCAGCGAGGTCAGCGTCAAGATCGTCACGGCCGTGATGATCATCCTGATGTCGCTGTCGCAGTTCATCACCCAGCGCCAGCTGATGACGAAGAACATGGACCTCACGGTCAAGACGCCGTTCATGCAGCAGCAGAAGATGATGATGTACATCTTCCCGATCATGTTCGCCGTGATGGGCATCAACTTCCCGGTCGGTGTGCTGGTCTACTGGCTGACCACCAACGTCTGGTCGATGGGCCAGCAGCTGATCGTGATCCGGAACAACCCGACGCCGGGCAGCAAGGCGTGGGACGAGCGGCAGGCTCGCCTGAAGAAGGCCGGCCGGCTGAACCCGGACGGCTCGGTGAAGAAGGCCGGCCTGCTGTCGCTGGTCTCCGGGGGCGGCAAGGGCTCGTCGTCGGCCGCCAGCACCGCCGAGGAAGCCGTCCAGGACGCCGTGCAGGCCCGTCGGCAGCAGCCGAAGAAGCTGACCAAGGCCCAGCGCCAGCAGGGCGCGGGCGGCACGTCGGCCGCCGGCGAGGCGGAGAGCGTGACCGAGGACGCCAAGCCGAGCCTGGAGAAGTCCGGGTCGGCCGAGGCCAAGCCCGCGGCCGCGAAGCCGACGGCGGCCAGGAGCGGCCAGCGCCAGCAGCCGAAGCGCACCGGGCAGCCGGGTGGCCAGCGGCCGAAGAAGAAGCCCTGA
- the yidD gene encoding membrane protein insertion efficiency factor YidD, whose amino-acid sequence MKYLLMGLIRLYQWTISPLLGPVCRYYPSCSHYGYEAVRSHGAIKGSGLTAWRILRCNPWSPGGVDHVPPRRHPVWHRRLRDLLSPTSGTAEPEPVAKPDVQGV is encoded by the coding sequence ATGAAGTACCTGCTGATGGGGCTGATCAGGCTCTACCAGTGGACCATCAGTCCCTTGCTCGGCCCGGTCTGCCGCTACTACCCGTCGTGTTCGCACTACGGGTACGAGGCGGTGCGGTCGCACGGTGCGATCAAGGGCAGCGGGCTGACCGCCTGGCGCATCCTGCGCTGCAATCCCTGGTCCCCCGGTGGGGTCGACCACGTACCGCCGCGTAGGCACCCGGTGTGGCATCGCCGGCTGCGCGATCTGCTGAGCCCCACGAGCGGGACCGCCGAGCCGGAGCCGGTGGCGAAGCCCGATGTCCAAGGAGTCTGA
- the rnpA gene encoding ribonuclease P protein component: MLPSENRLRRRQDFATAVKRGRRAGRPLLVVHLNRDGQPGGQTDRNSDSRPHVAEGLPSARAGFVVSKAVGPAVVRNLVKRRLRHLVRERLSGLPAGSLIVVRALPQAGAATYHDLEQDLDAALRRLLRAEPTGGAPTGAGR, translated from the coding sequence GTGCTGCCCTCCGAGAATCGGCTGCGGCGGCGCCAGGACTTCGCGACCGCGGTCAAACGCGGTCGTCGGGCCGGTCGGCCCCTGCTGGTGGTCCATCTCAACAGAGATGGGCAGCCAGGGGGGCAGACCGACCGGAACAGCGACTCCCGCCCGCACGTCGCCGAGGGGCTTCCTTCGGCGCGTGCGGGTTTCGTCGTGAGCAAGGCCGTCGGTCCGGCGGTCGTGCGCAATCTGGTGAAGCGGCGTCTACGTCATCTGGTCCGTGAACGTCTGTCCGGGCTGCCCGCAGGTAGCCTGATCGTGGTGCGCGCACTGCCCCAGGCCGGGGCGGCCACGTACCACGATCTCGAACAGGACCTGGACGCGGCGCTGCGGCGGTTGCTCCGGGCGGAGCCGACCGGCGGCGCGCCGACGGGAGCGGGGCGATGA
- the rpmH gene encoding 50S ribosomal protein L34 has product MSKRTFQPNNRRRAKTHGFRLRMRTRAGRAILATRRAKGRTNISA; this is encoded by the coding sequence GTGAGCAAGCGCACCTTCCAGCCGAACAACCGTCGTCGCGCGAAGACCCACGGCTTCCGGCTGCGGATGCGTACCCGCGCCGGCCGCGCCATCCTGGCGACCCGCCGCGCCAAGGGCCGTACCAACATCTCCGCCTGA
- the dnaA gene encoding chromosomal replication initiator protein DnaA, which translates to MADVNSDLVAVWARVVERLVNDPDVGDSDKMWLRRTQPMWMMHDTALLAAPNERAKQVLEGRLLPPLTEELSRGFGRPVRIAVMVDANAVPPPPAPQAAAEQPAEQTQGEEWPPRQQYREEPAGYDNRQPETGRWPSQNQDGYQAPEEYSRPYEAPSEQGYERGRYDTAGYQQRPAPYGGGEQQPSWSAAENPPEHRGWESGYPGRETGQDDLFGGAYSAPAQGAPARRTPPRPPLGQPEQSSQLPDVRPQSGPQRPGGMPDRTPSPGVPAPPGAPPAGGSSRKDEPAARLNPKYLFDTFVIGASNRFAHAAAVAVAEAPAKAYNPLFIYGESGLGKTHLLHAIGHYSRSLFPGTRVRYVSSEEFTNEFINSIRDGKADAFRKRYRDMDILLVDDVQFLASKESTQEEFFHTFNTLHNANKQIVLSSDRPPKQLITLEDRLRNRFEWGLITDVTPPELETRIAILRKKAIQEQLNAPADVLEFIASRITRNIRELEGALIRVTAFANLNRAPVDLELAGIVLKDLIPGGDEDAGPEITAQVIMQQTAAYFGLGVEDLCGSSRSRVLVTARQIAMYLCRELTDLSLPKIGAQFGGRDHTTVMHADRKIRSLMAERRSIYNQVTELTNRIKS; encoded by the coding sequence GTGGCTGATGTCAACAGCGATCTCGTCGCGGTCTGGGCGAGGGTCGTCGAGCGGCTGGTCAACGACCCGGACGTCGGGGACAGCGACAAGATGTGGCTGCGGCGCACCCAGCCGATGTGGATGATGCACGACACCGCCCTGCTGGCGGCCCCGAACGAGCGGGCCAAGCAGGTGCTGGAGGGCCGGCTGCTGCCGCCGCTGACCGAGGAGCTGAGCCGGGGGTTCGGCCGGCCGGTCCGGATCGCCGTGATGGTGGACGCCAACGCCGTGCCGCCGCCGCCCGCGCCGCAGGCCGCGGCCGAGCAGCCCGCCGAGCAGACCCAGGGCGAGGAGTGGCCGCCCCGTCAGCAGTACCGGGAGGAGCCCGCCGGGTACGACAACCGGCAGCCGGAGACCGGCCGTTGGCCGTCGCAGAACCAGGACGGCTACCAGGCCCCGGAGGAGTACTCCCGGCCGTACGAGGCGCCGTCCGAGCAGGGCTACGAGCGCGGCCGGTACGACACCGCGGGCTACCAGCAGCGCCCCGCGCCGTACGGCGGCGGCGAGCAGCAGCCGTCCTGGTCGGCCGCCGAGAACCCGCCCGAGCACCGCGGCTGGGAATCCGGCTACCCGGGCCGGGAGACCGGGCAGGACGACCTGTTCGGTGGCGCCTACAGCGCCCCGGCGCAGGGTGCGCCGGCCCGCCGGACGCCGCCCCGTCCGCCGCTCGGGCAGCCCGAGCAGAGCTCCCAACTCCCGGACGTCCGACCGCAGTCGGGCCCGCAGCGGCCCGGTGGCATGCCGGACCGCACGCCCAGCCCCGGGGTGCCCGCGCCGCCCGGCGCACCGCCGGCCGGCGGCAGCTCGCGCAAGGACGAGCCGGCCGCCCGGCTGAACCCCAAGTACCTGTTCGACACCTTCGTGATCGGCGCCTCCAACCGCTTCGCGCACGCCGCCGCGGTGGCGGTGGCCGAGGCGCCGGCCAAGGCGTACAACCCGCTCTTCATCTACGGCGAGTCCGGTCTGGGCAAGACCCACCTGCTGCACGCGATCGGGCACTACTCGCGCAGCCTGTTCCCGGGCACCCGGGTCCGGTACGTGAGCTCCGAGGAGTTCACCAACGAGTTCATCAACTCGATCCGGGACGGGAAGGCGGACGCCTTCCGCAAGCGGTACCGGGACATGGACATCCTGCTGGTCGACGACGTGCAGTTCCTGGCGTCCAAGGAGTCGACCCAGGAGGAGTTCTTCCACACCTTCAACACCCTGCACAACGCCAACAAGCAGATCGTGCTCTCCTCGGACCGGCCGCCCAAGCAGCTGATCACGCTGGAGGACCGGCTCCGCAACCGCTTCGAGTGGGGGCTGATCACCGACGTCACCCCGCCGGAGCTGGAGACCCGGATCGCGATCCTGCGGAAGAAGGCGATCCAGGAGCAACTGAACGCTCCCGCCGACGTGTTGGAGTTCATCGCATCCCGGATCACCCGGAACATCCGGGAGCTGGAGGGCGCCCTGATCCGGGTCACCGCGTTCGCCAACCTGAACCGGGCGCCGGTCGACCTGGAGCTGGCCGGGATCGTCCTGAAGGACCTCATCCCGGGTGGCGACGAGGACGCGGGGCCCGAGATCACCGCGCAGGTGATCATGCAGCAGACCGCCGCGTACTTCGGTCTGGGGGTGGAGGACCTCTGCGGCTCCTCGCGCAGCCGGGTGCTGGTGACGGCCCGCCAGATCGCGATGTACCTCTGCCGGGAGCTCACCGACCTCTCGCTGCCGAAGATCGGCGCCCAGTTCGGCGGCCGGGACCACACCACCGTGATGCACGCCGACCGGAAGATCCGCTCGCTGATGGCCGAGCGGCGCTCGATCTACAACCAGGTCACCGAGCTCACCAACCGCATCAAGAGCTGA
- the dnaN gene encoding DNA polymerase III subunit beta, with protein MKFRVERDVLAEAVAWAARSLPARPPVPVLAGLLLTAQDGSLALSGFDYEVSARVELAAEVEEAGTVLVSGRLLNDISRNLPNRPVEISTDGMRVSVVCGSSRFTLPTLPVDEYPSLPQMPTATGTVSGEVFASAVSQAAVAAGRDDTLPVLTGVRVEIEGDKITLAATDRYRFAVRELMWKPEQADISAVALVPAKTLQDIAKSLGSGDTVSIALASGGAGEGLIGFEGAGRRTTTRLLEGEFPKFRSLFPTEFSAVAAIQTQPFLEALKRVSLVAERNTPVRLSFEQGVLTLEAGSGDDAQATERVEADLEGDDISIAFNPGYLEEGLKAIDSAYAQLSFTTSTKPALLSGRPAVDAEADEAYQYLIMPVRLSG; from the coding sequence GTGAAGTTCCGGGTGGAGCGTGACGTCCTCGCGGAGGCGGTGGCCTGGGCTGCCCGCAGCCTCCCGGCGCGGCCGCCGGTGCCGGTGCTGGCCGGCCTGCTGCTGACGGCGCAGGACGGCAGCCTGGCCCTCTCCGGCTTCGACTACGAGGTCTCGGCCCGGGTCGAGCTGGCGGCGGAGGTCGAGGAGGCGGGCACGGTGCTGGTCTCCGGCCGGCTGCTGAACGACATCTCCCGCAACCTGCCGAACCGGCCGGTGGAGATCTCCACCGACGGCATGCGGGTCAGCGTGGTCTGCGGCTCCTCGCGATTCACACTCCCCACGCTTCCTGTGGACGAGTACCCGTCGCTGCCGCAGATGCCCACCGCGACCGGCACGGTCTCCGGCGAGGTCTTCGCCTCGGCCGTCAGCCAGGCCGCCGTCGCGGCCGGCCGCGACGACACCCTGCCGGTGCTGACCGGTGTCCGGGTGGAGATCGAGGGCGACAAGATCACCCTGGCCGCCACCGACCGCTACCGCTTCGCGGTCCGCGAGCTGATGTGGAAGCCGGAGCAGGCCGACATCTCGGCGGTCGCCCTGGTGCCCGCCAAGACCCTGCAGGACATCGCCAAGTCGCTCGGCAGCGGCGACACGGTCTCCATCGCGCTCGCCTCGGGCGGTGCCGGTGAGGGCCTGATCGGCTTCGAGGGCGCCGGCCGGCGGACCACCACCCGTCTGCTGGAGGGTGAGTTCCCGAAGTTCCGCAGCCTGTTCCCGACCGAGTTCAGCGCGGTGGCCGCGATCCAGACCCAGCCGTTCCTGGAGGCGCTCAAGCGCGTCTCGCTGGTGGCCGAGCGGAACACGCCGGTCCGGCTGAGCTTCGAGCAGGGCGTGCTCACCCTGGAGGCGGGCTCGGGCGACGACGCCCAGGCCACCGAGCGGGTCGAGGCCGACCTCGAGGGCGACGACATCTCGATCGCCTTCAACCCGGGCTACCTGGAGGAGGGCCTGAAGGCCATCGACTCCGCGTACGCCCAGCTGAGCTTCACCACCTCCACCAAGCCGGCGCTGCTCAGCGGCCGTCCGGCGGTGGACGCCGAGGCGGACGAGGCGTACCAGTACCTGATCATGCCGGTCCGCCTCTCCGGCTGA
- the gnd gene encoding phosphogluconate dehydrogenase (NAD(+)-dependent, decarboxylating) has product MELGLIGLGKMGGNMRERIRRAGHTVIGFDRNPELADVDSLEELVGKLEAPRVVWVMVPAGGPTQDTVDQLAELLSPGDVVVDGGNSRWTDDVKHAEALATKGIGFVDCGVSGGVWGLENGYALMYGGEAADVAKVQPVFDALKPEGDFGAVHAGKVGAGHFAKMVHNGIEYAMMQAFAEGWELLEAAPEVTDVREVFRSWQEGTVIRSWLLDLAVRALDDDEHLAKLKGWAADSGEGRWTVEAAIDHAVPLPAITASLFARFASRQDDSPQMKMIAALRNQFGGHAVESK; this is encoded by the coding sequence ATGGAGCTCGGCCTCATCGGTCTCGGCAAGATGGGCGGCAACATGCGCGAGCGCATCCGCCGCGCAGGGCACACCGTCATCGGCTTCGACCGCAACCCGGAACTCGCCGACGTGGACAGCCTCGAGGAGCTCGTCGGCAAGCTTGAGGCGCCGCGCGTGGTCTGGGTGATGGTCCCGGCCGGCGGCCCGACCCAGGACACCGTGGACCAGCTGGCCGAGCTGCTCTCCCCCGGCGACGTGGTCGTCGACGGCGGCAACTCGCGCTGGACGGACGACGTCAAGCACGCCGAGGCGCTGGCCACCAAGGGCATCGGCTTCGTCGACTGCGGCGTCTCCGGCGGCGTCTGGGGCCTGGAGAACGGTTACGCGCTGATGTACGGCGGCGAGGCCGCCGACGTCGCCAAGGTGCAGCCGGTCTTCGACGCGCTCAAGCCCGAGGGCGACTTCGGCGCGGTGCACGCGGGCAAGGTCGGCGCCGGGCACTTCGCCAAGATGGTCCACAACGGCATCGAGTACGCCATGATGCAGGCGTTCGCCGAGGGCTGGGAGCTGCTGGAGGCCGCCCCCGAGGTCACCGACGTGCGCGAGGTCTTCCGCAGCTGGCAGGAGGGCACCGTGATCCGCTCCTGGCTGCTCGACCTGGCCGTCCGGGCGCTGGACGACGACGAGCACCTGGCCAAGCTCAAGGGCTGGGCCGCCGACTCGGGCGAGGGCCGCTGGACGGTCGAGGCCGCGATCGACCACGCGGTGCCGCTGCCCGCGATCACCGCCTCGCTGTTCGCCCGGTTCGCCTCCCGGCAGGACGACTCCCCGCAGATGAAGATGATCGCCGCGCTCCGCAACCAGTTCGGCGGCCACGCGGTCGAGTCCAAGTAG